From the genome of Lawsonella clevelandensis, one region includes:
- a CDS encoding TetR/AcrR family transcriptional regulator translates to MGVSVQLTNCLGNTNFNNERWFAIEKVVMVQVLKPEIRDRMLVAAMHVFYDKGFREARMADIAAQAEVSTSLLYSYFKNKSELFDAVIADVPTDFEQIAIAEEQADAADPLGRYLAVTHGYLQVLLTHHRAFVILMDKSQGSIHEGAKSKLISAVEAHIGRSMARCAAENLPALLPHVLANNFVEGLLEVARHFENEAQAMKLLDLIMQCYYEGVNSL, encoded by the coding sequence GTGGGAGTGTCCGTACAATTGACAAATTGTTTAGGTAATACTAACTTCAATAACGAACGATGGTTCGCTATTGAGAAGGTTGTTATGGTTCAGGTCTTGAAACCGGAGATTCGTGATCGCATGCTTGTTGCTGCCATGCACGTCTTTTATGATAAGGGTTTTCGCGAGGCGCGGATGGCTGATATTGCCGCCCAAGCAGAGGTATCAACCAGCTTGTTATATTCGTATTTCAAGAATAAGAGCGAGCTGTTTGATGCAGTGATCGCTGACGTTCCAACTGACTTTGAGCAGATTGCGATAGCGGAGGAACAGGCAGATGCAGCTGACCCTCTGGGGCGTTATTTGGCAGTGACACACGGTTATCTACAGGTTTTATTGACCCATCACCGGGCTTTCGTCATCTTGATGGACAAGAGTCAAGGCAGCATCCATGAAGGGGCTAAAAGCAAGCTGATTTCCGCTGTTGAGGCGCATATTGGTCGGTCGATGGCTAGGTGCGCTGCTGAGAATTTGCCCGCACTTTTGCCCCATGTGTTGGCCAACAACTTTGTTGAAGGCTTGTTGGAAGTGGCCCGTCATTTTGAGAACGAGGCTCAAGCCATGAAACTCCTTGACCTCATTATGCAGTGCTACTACGAAGGGGTGAACTCTCTATGA
- a CDS encoding methyltransferase family protein → MNTDSEPSTLPVFGVGPAYVAGIFTLTILAGLATYLGWIAKAAVTPRWLRIVFITAGVLTAIAGITIWCLAVIGARSVEKIKNNQLMTDGIYAWVRHPVYAAFLFINTGILLTLGNYWLLILPFVYWISLSVLMKYTEERWLTRHYGQRYLDYAQHVNRVIPWPPT, encoded by the coding sequence ATGAACACTGATAGTGAACCTTCTACTCTGCCGGTGTTCGGCGTCGGACCAGCTTATGTAGCAGGGATTTTCACCCTCACGATTCTGGCGGGACTTGCCACCTACCTTGGGTGGATAGCGAAGGCAGCCGTCACCCCACGTTGGTTGCGGATCGTATTCATCACCGCCGGAGTGCTGACTGCCATTGCAGGAATCACGATATGGTGCCTAGCCGTGATCGGCGCCCGGTCGGTAGAAAAAATAAAAAACAACCAGTTGATGACAGACGGCATCTACGCCTGGGTGCGACACCCTGTGTATGCAGCGTTCCTCTTCATCAATACAGGTATTCTCCTCACACTGGGGAACTACTGGCTGCTTATCCTTCCATTTGTCTACTGGATTTCGTTGAGTGTGTTGATGAAATACACGGAGGAACGGTGGCTCACTCGCCACTACGGACAGCGTTACCTCGACTACGCCCAACACGTCAACCGCGTCATCCCCTGGCCTCCTACCTAG